One part of the Neodiprion virginianus isolate iyNeoVirg1 chromosome 3, iyNeoVirg1.1, whole genome shotgun sequence genome encodes these proteins:
- the LOC124299496 gene encoding tubulin beta-1 chain has translation MREIVHIQAGQCGNQIGAKFWEIISDEHGIDPTGAYHGDSDLQLERINVYYNEASGGKYVPRAILVDLEPGTMDSVRSGPFGQIFRPDNFVFGQSGAGNNWAKGHYTEGAELVDSVLDVVRKEAESCDCLQGFQLTHSLGGGTGSGMGTLLISKIREEYPDRIMNTYSVVPSPKVSDTVVEPYNATLSVHQLVENTDETYCIDNEALYDICFRTLKLSTPTYGDLNHLVSLTMSGVTTCLRFPGQLNADLRKLAVNMVPFPRLHFFMPGFAPLTSRGSQQYRALSVPELTQQMFDAKNMMAACDPRHGRYLTVAAIFRGRMSMKEVDEQMLNIQNKNSSYFVEWIPNNVKTAVCDIPPRGLKMSATFIGNSTAIQELFKRISEQFTAMFRRKAFLHWYTGEGMDEMEFTEAESNMNDLVSEYQQYQEATADEDAEFDEEQEAEVDEN, from the coding sequence TTTTGGGAAATAATCAGTGACGAGCATGGAATTGACCCGACCGGCGCCTACCATGGAGACTCTGATCTTCAGCTGGAGAGGATCAACGTCTACTATAATGAGGCGTCAGGAGGAAAATACGTCCCTCGTGCGATCCTTGTTGATTTGGAGCCTGGTACCATGGACTCCGTGCGCTCGGGACCATTCGGTCAGATCTTCCGACCGGACAACTTCGTTTTCGGTCAGAGCGGTGCCGGAAACAACTGGGCGAAGGGTCACTACACCGAGGGTGCTGAGCTGGTGGACTCAGTTTTGGACGTGGTGAGGAAGGAGGCCGAGAGCTGCGATTGCCTGCAAGGCTTCCAGCTCACGCACTCTCTTGGAGGTGGAACCGGATCGGGAATGGGAACCTTGCTGATCTCAAAGATTCGCGAGGAATACCCCGACAGAATAATGAACACCTACTCGGTCGTACCGTCGCCAAAAGTATCCGACACCGTAGTCGAGCCCTACAACGCCACCCTCTCAGTCCACCAGTTGGTAGAAAACACCGACGAGACATACTGTATTGACAACGAAGCGCTGTACGACATCTGCTTCCGCACCTTGAAACTCTCGACCCCAACGTACGGTGACCTCAACCATCTAGTGTCCCTCACAATGTCCGGAGTTACGACCTGCCTCAGATTCCCGGGTCAGCTCAACGCCGATCTCCGCAAACTCGCCGTTAACATGGTTCCCTTCCCCCGTCTTCACTTCTTCATGCCCGGTTTCGCTCCCCTCACATCTCGCGGTAGCCAGCAGTACCGTGCGCTATCGGTACCCGAACTCACCCAGCAGATGTTCGACGCCAAGAACATGATGGCCGCCTGTGATCCACGTCACGGAAGGTACCTCACAGTCGCCGCGATATTCCGAGGAAGGATGTCGATGAAGGAGGTAGACGAGCAGATGTTGAACATCCAGAACAAGAACAGCTCGTACTTCGTCGAATGGATTCCCAACAACGTCAAGACCGCAGTGTGCGACATCCCGCCCCGTGGTCTCAAGATGTCGGCGACCTTCATCGGCAACTCGACTGCCATCCAGGAACTGTTCAAGCGAATTTCCGAACAGTTCACCGCCATGTTCAGGAGGAAGGCTTTCCTCCATTGGTACACCGGTGAGGGTATGGATGAGATGGAATTCACCGAGGCAGAGTCAAACATGAACGACTTGGTGTCCGAGTACCAACAGTACCAGGAAGCCACCGCTGACGAGGACGCCGAGTTCGATGAGGAACAGGAAGCCGAAGTTGACGAGAACTAA
- the LOC124299831 gene encoding tubulin beta chain-like, giving the protein MREIVHLQAGQCGNQIGAKFWEVISEEHGIDPSGIYHGDSNLQLERISVYYNEASVATSTNGGKYVPRAILLDLEPGTMDAVRSGTYGKLFRPDNFVFGQSGAGNNWAKGHYTEGAELVDAVLDVVRKECENCDCLQGFQLTHSLGGGTGSGMGTLLISKIREEYPDRIMNTYSVMPSPKVSDTVVEPYNATLSVHQLVENTDETYCIDNEALYDICFRTLKVSNPSYGDLNHLVSLTMSGVTTCLRFPGQLNADLRKLAVNMVPFPRLHFFMPGFAPLTSRSMQQYSALSVPELTQQMFDAKNMMAACDPRHGRYLTVAAVFRGRMSMKEVDEQMLSVQNKNSPYFVEWIPNNVKTAVCDIPPKGLKMSSTFIGNTTAIQELFKRISEQFTAMFRRKAFLHWYTGEGMDEMEFTEAESNMNDLVSEYQQYQEATAEEDFEPEECGDDFETCEQE; this is encoded by the exons ATGAGGGAGATCGTTCACCTACAAGCCGGTCAGTGCGGAAATCAGATCGGAGCCAAG TTCTGGGAGGTCATTTCCGAGGAACATGGCATCGACCCGTCCGGCATCTACCACGGGGACAGTAACCTCCAGTTGGAGAGAATCTCCGTTTACTACAACGAAGCCTCAG TTGCAACATCGACAAATGGAGGAAAGTACGTTCCCCGTGCGATTCTACTCGACTTGGAGCCCGGAACTATGGACGCAGTGCGTTCTGGAACGTACGGGAAGCTGTTCCGTCCGGACAACTTTGTCTTCGGGCAAAGTGGGGCCGGAAACAACTGGGCGAAGGGTCACTACACGGAGGGTGCCGAGTTGGTCGACGCGGTTCTGGACGTCGTGCGAAAGGAGTGCGAGAACTGCGACTGTCTTCAGGGATTTCAGCTGACGCATTCCCTGGGGGGTGGGACGGGATCAGGAATGGGAACACTCCTGATATCGAAAATCCGCGAGGAGTATCCGGACCGGATAATGAACACCTACTCCGTAATGCCGTCCCCGAAGGTATCCGACACCGTTGTGGAACCGTACAACGCGACGCTGTCGGTTCATCAGCTGGTGGAAAACACCGACGAGACGTACTGCATAGACAATGAAGCACTGTACGATATCTGCTTCCGGACCTTGAAGGTCTCCAACCCGTCTTACGGGGACCTTAATCACCTGGTATCTCTGACAATGTCCGGAGTGACAACGTGCCTCAGATTCCCAGGGCAACTGAACGCCGATCTACGTAAGTTGGCCGTGAACATGGTGCCGTTCCCACGACTCCATTTCTTCATGCCGGGATTCGCTCCACTCACTTCTCGCTCGATGCAACAGTACTCGGCCTTGTCGGTGCCCGAGCTTACCCAGCAGATGTTCGACGCCAAGAACATGATGGCTGCCTGCGACCCGAGGCACGGACGGTACTTGACAGTCGCTGCAGTATTCCGGGGAAGAATGTCGATGAAGGAAGTCGACGAGCAAATGCTGAGCGTTCAGAACAAGAACAGCCCGTATTTCGTCGAATGGATTCCCAACAACGTGAAGACGGCCGTGTGCGACATACCACCAAAGGGACTCAAGATGTCGTCAACCTTCATCGGCAACACGACAGCCATTCAAGAATTGTTCAAGAGGATTTCTGAGCAGTTCACCGCCATGTTCAGGAGGAAGGCTTTCCTTCATTGGTACACTGGCGAGGGAATGGACGAGATGGAATTCACCGAAGCTGAGTCCAACATGAACGACCTGGTCTCGGAGTATCAGCAGTACCAGGAAGCGACCGCGGAGGAAGATTTTGAGCCCGAGGAATGCGGAGACGACTTTGAAACCTGCGAACAGGAGTGA
- the LOC124299666 gene encoding tubulin beta-1 chain-like, producing the protein MREIVQIQVGQCGNQIGTKFWEVIADEHGINSEGKYHGESDLQQERINVFFTEAQGERFVPRVILADLDPTSLSSVKSGPYGKLFKPDNFIAGKASAANNWAKGHFTEGAELADLALDIIRREAESCDLLQGFQLLHSIGGGTGSGMGTLLMKKMREEYPDRVMTSYSIIPSLKISDIVVEPYNATLTMHNLIEHSDETFCMDNEALYDICSNSLKLAGPTYSDLNHLVSTCMAGITTCLRFPGQLNADLRKIAINMVPFPRLHFFVPGFAPLTSRSAAPFRVMSVPELTQQMFDAKCMMAACDPTKGRFLTVAAIFRGLVSTKVMSHERALRYGDFFTPKYSLNSDYSMFQVVDEQMLNVQNKNSKYFVEWIPNNIKTAICDISPRGFKVAATSVSNTTSMQELFKRITAQFNAMYRRKAYLHWYTTEGMDENDFITALKNVQDLISEYQQYQEAEPDEDIIVDDDQEDDHAEESEMKEKTQAAKEGEKIADDEPEDAEKREESQAGEAGPNSDE; encoded by the exons ATGCGGGAGATCGTGCAGATACAAGTTGGGCAATGCGGCAATCAAATAGGTACCAAG TTTTGGGAAGTCATTGCTGACGAACATGGCATTAATTCCGAAGGAAAATACCATGGTGAGTCGGACTTGCAGCAGGAACGGATAAACGTCTTCTTTACCGAAGCACAAG GTGAGCGATTTGTCCCGAGAGTGATACTGGCTGATTTGGATCCTACTTCGCTGAGCTCAGTAAAATCTGGACCTTACGGGAAGCTGTTCAAGCCGGACAACTTCATAGCCGGAAAAGCTAGTGCTGCAAACAACTGGGCCAAAGGTCACTTCACGGAAGGAGCCGAGCTTGCGGATCTTGCCCTGGACATTATTCGTAGAGAAGCCGAAAGCTGCGATCTTCTTCAAG GATTTCAGCTGTTGCACTCTATCGGAGGAGGCACTGGTTCAGGGATGGGGACTTTACTGATGAAGAAAATGCGCGAGGAATATCCGGATCGGGTTATGACCTCCTACTCGATCATACCGTCCCTGAAAATCTCGGACATAGTCGTTGAGCCGTACAACGCGACTCTAACGATGCATAACCTGATCGAACACAGTGACGAGACATTCTGCATGGACAACGAGGCCCTCTACGACATCTGTTCCAACTCGTTGAAACTCGCTGGACCGACCTACAGCGACTTGAATCACCTCGTGTCGACGTGCATGGCGGGTATCACGACGTGCCTGAGGTTTCCTGGCCAACTGAACGCTGACTTGAGGAAAATCGCCATCAATATGGTGCCTTTTCCGAGACTCCACTTCTTTGTACCTGGCTTCGCCCCTTTGACCTCCCGCAGCGCTGCACCGTTTCGCGTTATGTCCGTTCCGGAGCTTACCCAGCAAATGTTCGACGCCAAGTGCATGATGGCAGCCTGCGACCCCACCAAGGGTCGTTTTCTCACCGTGGCAGCCATTTTCAGAGGACTCGTGTCCACCAAGGTTATGAGTCATGAGAGGGCGCTTCGTTATGGAGATTTTTTCACtccaaaatattctttaaattCCGACTATTCCATGTTTCAGGTCGTCGACGAGCAAATGCTCAATGTCCAGAATAAGAACAGCAAGTATTTTGTCGAATGGATACCGAACAATATTAAAACTGCAATCTGTGACATTTCACCGCGGGGATTTAAAGTCGCTGCCACGTCAGTGTCAAATACCACATCCATGCAAGAACTGTTCAAAAGGATCACTGCTCAATTCAACGCGATGTATAGAAGAAAGGCTTACCTTCACTGGTACACTACTGAGGGTATGGACGAGAATGACTTCATTACTGCTCTAAAAAACGTGCAAGATTTGATATCAGAGTATCAGCAGTACCAGGAGGCTGAACCTGATGAGGATATCATCGTAGACGACGATCAAGAAGATGACCATGCAGAAgaaagtgaaatgaaagagAAGACTCAAGCAGCGAAAGAAGGTGAAAAGATAGCAGATGATGAGCCAGAAGACGCGGAAAAACGAGAAGAGAGCCAGGCAGGAGAAGCAGGACCAAATTCAGACGAATGA
- the LOC124300040 gene encoding tubulin beta chain-like: MREIVHIQAGQCGNQIGAKFWEVISDEHGIDPTGEYHGDSDLQLERINVYYNEATGPKYVPRAILVDLEPGTMDSVRSGPFGQMFRPDNFVFGQSGAGNNWAKGHYTEGAELVDSVLDVVRKEAENCDCLQGFQLTHSLGGGTGSGMGTLLISKIREEYPDRIMTTFSVVPSPKVSDTVVEPYNATLSVHQLVENTDQTYCIDNEALYDICFRTLKLTTPTYGDLNHLVSATMSGVTTCLRFPGQLNADLRKLAVNMVPFPRLHFFMPGFAPLTSRGSQQYRALSVPELTQQMFDAKNMMAACDPRHGRYLTVAAVFRGRMSMKEVDEQMLNIQNKNSAYFVEWIPNNVKTAVCDIPPRGLKMAATFIGNSTAIQELFKRISEQFTAMFRRKAFLHWYTGEGMDEMEFTEAESNMNDLVSEYQQYQEATIEEDGEFDEEEESEEK; encoded by the exons ATGCGTGAAATTGTCCATATCCAGGCGGGCCAGTGTGGTAACCAGATTGGCGCGAAG TTTTGGGAGGTGATCTCAGACGAGCACGGCATCGACCCGACAGGCGAGTACCATGGAGACTCTGATCTTCAGCTGGAAAGGATCAACGTCTACTATAACGAAGCAACGGGACCGAAATACGTACCCAGAGCAATCCTGGTAGACTTGGAGCCGGGAACAATGGATTCAGTGCGGTCAGGTCCTTTTGGGCAGATGTTTCGTCCGGACAATTTTGTCTTCGGCCAAAGCGGCGCTGGAAACAACTGGGCGAAAGGGCACTATACCGAGGGTGCAGAGCTGGTCGACTCGGTCTTGGACGTGGTGAGAAAGGAGGCCGAGAACTGCGACTGTCTTCAGGGCTTCCAGCTAACCCATTCGCTCGGTGGCGGTACCGGATCCGGTATGGGAACGCTGCTGATATCCAAGATCCGTGAGGAGTATCCTGACAGGATAATGACGACATTCTCCGTGGTCCCGTCGCCCAAGGTGTCCGACACCGTCGTTGAGCCCTACAATGCGACTCTATCCGTTCATCAGCTGGTCGAAAACACTGACCAGACTTACTGTATCGATAACGAGGCCCTTTACGATATCTGCTTCCGAACCCTGAAGCTCACCACTCCGACTTACGGTGACCTGAACCACCTCGTGTCTGCAACAATGTCCGGCGTAACGACGTGCCTCAGATTTCCCGGACAGCTCAACGCTGATCTACGGAAGCTTGCCGTGAACATGGTGCCGTTTCCAAGGCTCCATTTCTTCATGCCAGGATTTGCGCCGCTTACATCGCGCGGTAGTCAGCAGTACCGAGCTTTGTCGGTTCCGGAACTGACCCAGCAGATGTTTGACGCTAAGAACATGATGGCTGCCTGCGACCCGAGGCACGGACGGTACTTGACAGTCGCTGCAGTATTCCGGGGAAGAATGTCGATGAAGGAAGTCGACGAGCAAATGCTGAACATCCAGAACAAGAACAGCGCGTACTTTGTAGAATGGATTCCCAACAATGTGAAGACCGCTGTCTGCGATATTCCACCTCGCGGTCTTAAGATGGCCGCAACTTTCATCGGGAACTCGACCGCTATTCAGGAACTTTTTAAACGCATTTCTGAACAGTTCACAGCCATGTTCCGGAGGAAAGCTTTTCTACACTGGTATACCGGCGAGGGGATGGACGAGATGGAGTTCACGGAGGCTGAATCCAACATGAATGACTTGGTCTCGGAATACCAGCAATATCAGGAGGCAACGATCGAAGAAGACGGTGAATTTgacgaggaagaggagagCGAGGAAAAGTAG